One window of the Pseudomonas sihuiensis genome contains the following:
- a CDS encoding response regulator: MTELKRILHVEDDPSIQAVAKVALEAVGGFQVLSCASGQEALDQVQGFAPDFILLDVMMPGMDGPQTLERLRELVDIGEVPVAFMTAKVQPGEVAHYRSLGALDVIVKPFDPMQLAAQIRQIWSRRHG; this comes from the coding sequence ATGACTGAGCTCAAGCGCATCCTTCACGTCGAGGACGACCCCTCGATCCAGGCCGTGGCCAAGGTCGCTCTGGAAGCCGTCGGCGGCTTCCAGGTGCTGAGCTGCGCCAGCGGCCAGGAAGCGCTCGATCAGGTACAAGGCTTCGCGCCCGACTTCATCCTGCTCGACGTGATGATGCCAGGCATGGACGGCCCGCAAACGCTGGAGAGGCTGCGCGAACTGGTGGATATCGGTGAGGTGCCAGTAGCCTTCATGACGGCCAAGGTCCAGCCCGGTGAAGTGGCCCATTACCGCAGCCTGGGCGCGCTCGACGTGATCGTGAAACCCTTCGATCCCATGCAGCTTGCCGCCCAGATCCGGCAGATCTGGAGCCGACGCCATGGATAA
- the ssuB gene encoding aliphatic sulfonates ABC transporter ATP-binding protein encodes MTALHNIRQGIPLAIEKIEKSFGERQVLKGIDLHIPAGQFVAVVGRSGCGKSTLLRLLAGLDQPSGGQLLAGNGSLNAVREDIRLMFQDSRLLPWKRVIDNVGLGLSGNWRKQAEEALAAVGLADRANEWPAALSGGQKQRVALARALIHRPRLLLLDEPLGALDALTRIEMQQLIERLWQQHGFTVLLVTHDVAEAVAVADRVILIEDGQIGLDLDVQLLRPRPHGSPLLAALEARVLDRVLAQPELPTPPDPVSPLPTQLRWAL; translated from the coding sequence ATGACAGCGCTGCATAACATTCGTCAGGGCATTCCCCTGGCGATCGAGAAGATCGAGAAATCCTTCGGCGAGCGCCAGGTGCTCAAGGGCATCGACCTGCATATCCCGGCCGGCCAGTTCGTCGCCGTGGTCGGCCGCAGCGGCTGTGGCAAGAGCACGCTGCTGCGCCTGCTGGCCGGTCTGGATCAGCCCAGCGGTGGCCAGTTGCTGGCCGGCAATGGCTCGCTCAACGCGGTGCGTGAAGACATTCGCCTGATGTTCCAGGACTCGCGTCTGCTGCCCTGGAAGCGGGTGATCGACAACGTCGGCCTGGGTCTTTCCGGCAACTGGCGCAAGCAGGCCGAGGAAGCCCTGGCGGCGGTCGGCCTGGCGGATCGTGCCAATGAGTGGCCGGCGGCACTGTCCGGCGGGCAGAAGCAGCGCGTGGCCCTGGCCCGTGCATTGATCCATCGGCCGCGCCTGCTGCTGCTCGATGAGCCGCTGGGCGCGCTGGATGCGCTGACCCGCATCGAGATGCAGCAACTGATCGAACGTCTGTGGCAGCAGCATGGCTTCACCGTGCTGCTGGTCACCCACGACGTCGCCGAAGCGGTGGCCGTAGCGGACCGGGTAATTCTCATCGAGGACGGTCAGATCGGCCTCGACCTCGATGTGCAACTGCTGCGCCCGCGTCCGCATGGCTCGCCGCTGCTGGCTGCGTTGGAAGCGCGGGTGCTCGACCGGGTGCTGGCACAGCCGGAGTTGCCGACCCCACCAGACCCCGTATCACCTCTGCCCACGCAATTGCGTTGGGCGCTGTGA
- the ssuC gene encoding aliphatic sulfonate ABC transporter permease SsuC has translation MSNTTLHKLALRAAPWALPLGLLAAWQLAVASGWLSSRILPAPSAVLAAGWALLASGEIWQHLAISGQRAGIGFAIGGGIGLLLGFITGLSKWGERFLDSSVQMIRNVPHLALIPLVILWFGIDEAAKVFLVALGTLFPIYLNTYHGIRNVDPALVEMARSYGLSGFSLFRQVILPGALPSILVGVRFALGFMWLTLIVAETISASSGIGYLAMNAREFLQTDVVVLAILLYAVLGKLADVAARGLERIWLRWHPAYQVKAGGQ, from the coding sequence ATGAGCAACACGACTCTTCACAAACTGGCTCTTCGCGCTGCGCCCTGGGCCTTGCCGCTGGGGCTGCTGGCCGCCTGGCAACTGGCGGTGGCCAGCGGTTGGCTGTCCAGCCGCATCCTGCCGGCGCCCAGCGCCGTGCTCGCCGCCGGCTGGGCGCTGCTGGCCTCCGGCGAAATCTGGCAGCACCTGGCGATCAGTGGCCAGCGCGCCGGTATCGGCTTCGCCATTGGCGGCGGCATCGGCTTGCTGCTGGGCTTTATCACCGGCCTTTCGAAATGGGGCGAGCGCTTTCTCGACAGTTCGGTGCAGATGATTCGCAACGTGCCGCACCTGGCGCTGATCCCGCTGGTGATCCTCTGGTTCGGCATCGACGAGGCGGCCAAGGTGTTCCTGGTCGCGCTCGGCACGCTGTTCCCGATCTACCTCAACACCTACCACGGCATCCGCAACGTCGATCCGGCGCTGGTGGAGATGGCGCGCAGCTATGGCTTGTCCGGCTTCTCGCTGTTCCGTCAGGTGATCCTGCCGGGTGCGTTGCCGTCGATCCTGGTTGGCGTGCGTTTCGCTCTGGGCTTCATGTGGCTGACGCTGATCGTCGCGGAGACCATCTCTGCCAGCAGTGGCATTGGCTACCTGGCGATGAACGCCCGCGAATTCCTGCAGACCGATGTGGTGGTGCTGGCGATTCTGCTCTACGCGGTGCTCGGCAAGCTGGCCGACGTCGCCGCCCGTGGTCTTGAGCGCATCTGGCTGCGCTGGCATCCGGCCTATCAGGTCAAGGCAGGTGGGCAATGA
- a CDS encoding TOBE domain-containing protein, whose amino-acid sequence MTIKAINVRNQFKGSIKEIVIGDVLSEIDVQTAAGIVTSVITTRSVRELELQVGSEVIAFVKSTEVSIAKL is encoded by the coding sequence ATGACCATCAAAGCCATCAACGTGCGTAACCAGTTCAAGGGCAGCATCAAGGAAATCGTCATCGGCGACGTGCTGTCGGAAATCGACGTGCAGACTGCCGCCGGCATCGTCACCTCGGTGATCACCACCCGCTCCGTGCGCGAACTGGAATTGCAGGTGGGCAGTGAAGTGATCGCTTTCGTGAAATCCACCGAAGTGTCCATCGCCAAGCTCTGA
- a CDS encoding diguanylate cyclase yields the protein MDKHDGHAIPQTLQERLQQLGQQFAERLRQELPQLTQQGEQLLEAGDEQRRHLLQALRDQLHRLAGSAGTFGFDQLGQQARELEQQAERWLEHQQRLQHELGEFIAALQRLGNQTSSNAAPGAVQQQIPQALRGDTESRLIYILEDEIAVGENMRLTLNNFGYQAEHFNSIAGLDAALEQQIPDALIVDVNLANEDCSGLDYAASLQQRLEVPLPLLVLTHQDDFATQLQAVRAGALGFFAKPVDIPQLESRLERCFAQQSGEPYRVLIVDDDRDLASRYSLVLRDAGMLVEFLQDPAQIFEHLRDFNPEVVLLDVNMPDCTGPELAQIIRCNDDWLRIPIIYLSAETDIGKQMNALIKAGDDFVTKPISDNALVATVFSRAQRARLLSNALARDSLTGLLKHGDIKEQVAIELERALRSGDRASVVMLDIDHFKRVNDEHGHAAGDNVIRALANLLRQRLRRVDSLGRYGGEEFLAVLPDCTPQQAKQIVDEIRERFAELRFIADGGEFSCTLSAGIAGTDVHSEAEQLRERADKALYAAKHGGRNQVQVAASEEHRG from the coding sequence ATGGATAAACACGACGGCCACGCCATTCCTCAGACCCTGCAGGAGCGCCTGCAGCAGCTCGGCCAGCAATTCGCCGAACGCCTGCGCCAGGAGCTTCCGCAACTGACGCAGCAGGGCGAGCAACTGCTCGAGGCCGGCGACGAGCAGCGCAGGCATCTGTTGCAGGCGCTACGCGACCAGCTGCATCGCCTGGCCGGCAGTGCCGGCACCTTCGGTTTCGACCAGCTTGGCCAGCAAGCGCGGGAGCTGGAACAACAGGCCGAGCGCTGGCTGGAACATCAGCAACGCCTGCAGCACGAACTCGGCGAATTCATCGCGGCGCTGCAACGCCTGGGCAACCAGACCTCCAGCAACGCGGCACCCGGCGCAGTGCAGCAGCAGATACCACAGGCGCTACGTGGAGACACCGAGTCCCGGCTCATCTACATCCTCGAGGATGAAATAGCCGTAGGCGAAAACATGCGCCTGACCCTGAACAACTTCGGCTATCAGGCCGAGCACTTCAATTCCATCGCCGGTCTCGATGCGGCCCTGGAGCAGCAGATACCGGACGCGCTGATCGTCGACGTCAACCTGGCCAACGAAGACTGCAGCGGCCTGGACTACGCTGCGAGCTTGCAGCAGCGCCTGGAGGTGCCCCTGCCGCTGCTGGTGCTGACCCACCAGGATGACTTCGCCACCCAGTTGCAGGCGGTGCGTGCCGGTGCATTAGGTTTCTTCGCCAAACCGGTGGACATTCCGCAGCTGGAAAGCCGCCTGGAACGCTGCTTCGCCCAGCAGAGCGGCGAGCCTTACCGGGTGTTGATCGTCGACGACGACCGCGATCTGGCCAGCCGCTACAGCCTGGTGCTGCGCGATGCCGGCATGCTGGTGGAATTTCTTCAGGACCCGGCGCAGATCTTCGAGCATCTGCGCGACTTCAATCCCGAGGTGGTGCTGCTCGACGTCAACATGCCGGACTGTACCGGCCCTGAGCTGGCGCAGATCATCCGTTGCAACGACGACTGGCTGCGCATCCCGATCATCTACCTGTCGGCGGAAACCGATATCGGCAAGCAGATGAATGCGCTGATCAAGGCCGGCGACGACTTCGTCACCAAGCCGATTTCCGACAACGCCCTGGTCGCCACCGTGTTCTCCCGCGCTCAGCGCGCACGTCTGCTGTCCAACGCCCTGGCGCGCGACAGCCTCACCGGCCTGCTCAAGCATGGCGATATCAAGGAGCAGGTGGCCATCGAGCTGGAGCGCGCGCTACGCAGCGGCGACCGCGCCAGTGTGGTGATGCTGGATATCGATCACTTCAAACGGGTCAACGACGAACATGGTCACGCCGCCGGCGACAACGTCATCCGCGCCCTGGCCAACCTGCTGCGCCAGCGCCTGCGTCGGGTCGACAGTCTGGGGCGCTATGGCGGCGAGGAGTTTCTCGCGGTACTGCCGGACTGCACCCCGCAACAGGCCAAGCAGATCGTCGACGAGATTCGCGAACGCTTCGCCGAGTTGCGCTTCATCGCCGATGGCGGCGAATTCTCCTGCACCCTGAGTGCTGGTATCGCCGGCACCGATGTGCACAGTGAAGCCGAGCAACTGCGCGAGCGCGCCGACAAGGCGCTGTATGCGGCCAAGCATGGTGGTCGCAATCAGGTGCAGGTGGCGGCGTCGGAAGAGCATCGCGGCTGA
- a CDS encoding CHASE domain-containing protein, giving the protein MNDNITLRLQLLGQLFSRNNLLAWGVLALALGTTLLAWDSLRQSQSASASRQLELLADEISEAIIQRMHNQESILLGAAALLDANKEVSRDDWRTYARRLNLEERYPGIQGLGFSQVLPAEQLHAFETEMRAEGYPNFRVRPLGKRTLYSAIRYIEPFAGRNLVAFGFDMLSEPVRQAAMLNAARSGQSRLSGRVTLVQETHGKVQPGLLLYTPVYRHGQPLDTPEQRLAALRGFAYSPYRAHDLMHGILGARQRDLEFELYAGPDTVAADLLYSSAGNAIDTPADTQRELELFGQRWYLNFHYAPGFLDAAHRGEGSLLALGVCISLLLFFLISSLSLRREQIQQLAERITEQLHRSEERLALALKGGNDGWWDIEVKAGSFFASAHGWQMLGYPEQGPPGFADDPWAWENLVHPDDLPATRARLKHALSTGASNFTIDCRLLRVDGSDLPVLLRGYIQRDDKGHPLRITGTTMDQSEAKRIERLKSEFVSTVSHELRTPLTAIAGSLGLINGGALGTVPESMRTMLSIAQANSQRLSHLINDLLDMDKLEAGKMQFDLQPCALAAQLQEALDSNQAYADRHQVKLHLLDCVPARVRVDAMRLQQVLANFISNAVKYSPPGAEVCLRAEGRGARVRVEVSDQGPGIAAEFRQRIFSKFSQADASDSRSKGGTGLGLAISKELIERMGGQIGFDSVEGQGTCFWFELPMLADAALHASGDGRRNLLVVEDEPDIANLLRQLLENAGYRVRLAYSLDEARARLREEIPAAISLDLRLPDGDGMQLVQELRADARYRELPILVVSAACEEGRLALDGVPALDWLSKPIDPQRLLGSLAQALQHLPQSPRVLHVEDDHDLRMVVAEQGRELAEFVPADSLAEARRLLAEQPFDLVLLDLGLPDGNGLELLDELQNQRPGLPVAVLSASEMDGHELAGVSAALAKSRNDGQHFLHMLNRLLPAKETRHD; this is encoded by the coding sequence ATGAACGACAACATCACGCTGCGCCTGCAACTGCTCGGGCAGCTGTTCAGCCGCAACAATCTGCTGGCCTGGGGCGTGCTGGCGCTGGCGCTCGGCACGACGCTGCTGGCCTGGGACAGCTTGCGCCAGAGCCAGAGCGCGTCCGCCTCACGCCAGCTCGAGCTTCTTGCCGACGAAATCAGCGAAGCCATCATCCAGCGCATGCATAACCAGGAAAGCATCCTGCTCGGCGCCGCCGCCCTGCTCGATGCCAATAAAGAGGTCAGTCGCGACGATTGGCGCACCTACGCGCGTCGCCTGAACCTGGAAGAACGCTACCCAGGTATCCAGGGCCTGGGGTTCAGCCAGGTATTGCCCGCCGAACAGCTGCACGCCTTCGAAACCGAAATGCGTGCCGAGGGCTACCCCAACTTCCGCGTGCGCCCGCTTGGCAAGCGTACGCTGTACAGCGCCATTCGCTATATCGAGCCTTTCGCCGGACGTAATCTGGTCGCCTTCGGCTTCGACATGCTGTCCGAACCCGTGCGCCAGGCCGCCATGCTGAACGCCGCACGCAGCGGCCAGAGCCGGCTGTCCGGCCGTGTCACGCTGGTGCAGGAAACCCACGGCAAGGTCCAACCGGGTTTGCTGCTGTACACCCCGGTGTACCGGCACGGCCAACCGCTGGACACTCCCGAGCAGCGCCTGGCCGCGCTGCGTGGCTTTGCCTACAGCCCCTACCGTGCGCACGACCTGATGCACGGCATCCTCGGTGCACGCCAACGCGACCTGGAGTTCGAGCTCTATGCCGGCCCCGATACGGTTGCCGCCGACCTGCTTTACAGCAGCGCTGGCAACGCCATCGATACGCCTGCCGACACCCAGCGAGAGCTGGAACTGTTCGGCCAGCGCTGGTACCTGAACTTTCACTACGCCCCAGGCTTTCTCGATGCCGCCCATCGCGGCGAGGGCTCACTGCTGGCATTGGGCGTCTGCATCAGCCTGCTGCTGTTCTTCCTGATCAGCAGCCTGAGCCTGCGCCGCGAGCAGATACAGCAGTTGGCCGAGCGCATCACCGAACAGCTGCACCGCAGCGAAGAGCGCCTGGCACTGGCACTCAAGGGCGGCAATGACGGTTGGTGGGATATCGAGGTCAAGGCCGGCAGCTTCTTCGCCTCGGCCCACGGCTGGCAGATGCTCGGCTATCCGGAGCAGGGCCCGCCGGGTTTTGCCGATGACCCCTGGGCCTGGGAAAACCTGGTGCACCCGGACGATCTGCCCGCAACGCGCGCTCGTCTGAAACATGCGCTGTCCACAGGCGCCAGCAACTTCACCATCGACTGTCGCCTGCTGCGTGTCGACGGCAGCGACCTGCCGGTGCTGCTGCGCGGCTACATCCAGCGCGACGACAAAGGCCACCCGCTGCGCATCACCGGCACCACCATGGACCAGAGCGAAGCCAAGCGTATCGAGCGCCTCAAGAGCGAGTTCGTCTCCACCGTCAGTCACGAGCTGCGCACACCGCTGACCGCCATCGCCGGCTCGCTGGGCCTGATCAATGGCGGCGCACTGGGCACGGTACCGGAGAGCATGCGCACCATGCTGAGCATCGCCCAGGCCAACAGCCAGCGCCTCAGCCACCTGATCAACGATCTGCTGGACATGGACAAACTGGAAGCCGGCAAGATGCAGTTCGACCTGCAACCCTGCGCGCTTGCCGCCCAGCTCCAGGAAGCGCTGGACAGCAACCAGGCCTATGCCGACCGCCACCAGGTCAAGCTGCACCTGCTCGACTGCGTGCCGGCCCGCGTACGGGTCGATGCCATGCGCCTGCAACAAGTGCTGGCCAACTTCATCTCCAACGCCGTGAAGTACTCGCCGCCCGGCGCCGAGGTATGCCTGCGCGCCGAAGGTCGCGGCGCTCGCGTGCGCGTCGAGGTCAGCGACCAGGGCCCAGGCATCGCCGCCGAATTTCGCCAGCGCATCTTCAGCAAGTTCTCCCAGGCCGACGCCAGTGACAGCCGCAGCAAGGGCGGCACCGGCCTGGGCCTGGCGATCAGCAAGGAACTGATCGAGCGCATGGGCGGGCAGATCGGCTTCGACTCGGTCGAAGGCCAGGGTACCTGCTTCTGGTTCGAGCTGCCGATGCTGGCCGATGCCGCCCTGCACGCCTCGGGCGATGGCCGGCGCAACCTGCTGGTGGTCGAGGACGAACCGGACATCGCCAACCTGCTGCGCCAGTTGCTGGAAAATGCCGGTTATCGCGTGCGTCTGGCTTACAGCCTGGATGAAGCACGCGCCCGCCTGCGCGAGGAAATACCCGCCGCCATCAGCCTCGACCTGCGCCTGCCGGACGGCGACGGCATGCAACTGGTACAAGAACTGCGCGCCGACGCGCGCTATCGCGAGCTGCCGATTCTGGTTGTCTCGGCCGCCTGCGAAGAAGGCCGCCTGGCCCTCGATGGAGTGCCCGCGCTGGACTGGCTGAGCAAGCCGATCGACCCGCAGCGCCTGCTCGGCAGCCTCGCCCAGGCCCTGCAGCACTTGCCGCAGAGTCCGCGCGTGCTACACGTGGAGGACGATCACGATCTGCGTATGGTGGTCGCCGAACAGGGCCGCGAGCTGGCCGAGTTCGTTCCCGCCGACAGCCTCGCCGAAGCGCGTCGCCTGCTCGCCGAGCAGCCTTTCGACCTGGTTCTGCTCGATCTCGGTCTGCCCGACGGCAACGGCCTGGAGCTGCTCGACGAACTGCAGAACCAGCGGCCAGGGCTACCGGTGGCCGTGCTCTCGGCCAGCGAGATGGATGGCCATGAATTGGCCGGGGTGAGCGCGGCACTGGCCAAATCACGCAATGATGGACAACACTTCCTGCACATGCTCAACCGCCTGTTACCCGCCAAGGAGACCCGCCATGACTGA
- the cysP gene encoding thiosulfate ABC transporter substrate-binding protein CysP, whose translation MLKKILLASVASATLLTGSLSHAAADTPFHNASYDIARELFGEINPLFVEHWKQQSGKEVKIIQSFAGTSRQAQDIIQGKKVDVVTFNQVTDVDILAKRGLLREDWAKQFPNNASPYYSTTAFLVREGNPKNIKSWDDLIRDDVKLVFPNPKTSGNARYSYLGAWLFANEKFNGDEEKVKAFVGKLLKNVENFPTGGRGATVAFAQNGQGDVLLTFESEVINIAKGDEFKSANLEIVVPEVSVLAEFPVAIVDKVADERGTREQAKAFLDFQYSKDIQQLLTRYNYRVHNLEVVEATKAQFAPVRLINPNEILGSWDDITAKHFDNGGILDQLLATGR comes from the coding sequence ATGCTGAAGAAGATCCTCCTGGCCAGTGTGGCCAGTGCCACCCTGCTGACTGGCTCGCTGAGCCATGCTGCTGCCGACACGCCGTTCCACAACGCCTCCTACGACATCGCCCGCGAGCTGTTCGGCGAGATCAATCCGCTGTTCGTCGAGCACTGGAAGCAGCAGAGCGGCAAGGAAGTGAAGATCATCCAGTCCTTCGCCGGTACCTCGCGTCAGGCGCAGGACATCATCCAGGGCAAGAAGGTCGACGTCGTCACCTTTAACCAGGTAACCGATGTGGACATCCTGGCCAAGCGCGGTCTGCTGCGTGAAGACTGGGCCAAGCAGTTCCCCAACAACGCCTCGCCGTACTACAGCACCACCGCGTTCCTGGTGCGTGAAGGCAACCCGAAGAACATCAAGAGCTGGGATGACCTGATTCGCGACGACGTGAAGCTGGTATTCCCCAACCCGAAAACCTCCGGCAACGCCCGCTACAGTTACCTGGGCGCCTGGCTGTTCGCCAACGAGAAATTCAATGGCGACGAGGAGAAGGTAAAGGCCTTCGTCGGCAAGCTGCTGAAGAACGTCGAGAACTTCCCCACTGGCGGCCGTGGCGCCACCGTGGCCTTCGCCCAGAACGGCCAGGGCGACGTGCTGCTGACCTTCGAGTCGGAAGTGATCAACATCGCCAAGGGTGACGAGTTCAAGTCTGCCAACCTGGAAATCGTGGTGCCGGAAGTCAGCGTGCTGGCCGAGTTCCCGGTGGCCATCGTCGACAAGGTGGCCGACGAGCGCGGCACCCGCGAGCAGGCCAAGGCCTTCCTCGACTTCCAGTACAGCAAGGACATCCAGCAGCTGCTGACCCGCTACAACTACCGCGTGCACAACCTGGAAGTGGTCGAGGCGACCAAGGCGCAGTTCGCACCGGTACGCCTGATCAACCCGAACGAGATCCTCGGTAGCTGGGATGACATCACCGCCAAGCACTTCGACAACGGTGGTATCCTTGACCAGCTTCTCGCGACTGGGCGCTGA
- the cysW gene encoding sulfate ABC transporter permease subunit CysW: MKKPQDWRQWALVILGLMVVALILLVPLALIFTKALAGGLDLLWSNLGEDYMLHAIGLTLLVAAITVPLNLCFGICLAWCVTHYDFRGRKLLTTLVDIPYAVSPVVAGLCYLVVYGLESFIGRWFYDNGMQLMFAWPGIVMVTVFVTAPYVARILIPVMQAQGQDEEAAAMCLGASGWQIFRRISLPKIKWALLYGVVVTNARAVGEFGAVSVVSGTIINQTLTLPLLVDQLNNDYKPAAAFTAAGLLACMALLTLFLKTFMEWRQRQLMQRAEA; encoded by the coding sequence ATGAAAAAGCCCCAAGATTGGCGCCAGTGGGCGCTGGTAATCCTCGGTCTGATGGTGGTGGCGCTGATTCTGCTGGTGCCGCTGGCGCTGATCTTCACCAAGGCGCTGGCTGGTGGGCTTGACCTGCTGTGGAGCAACCTCGGCGAGGACTACATGCTCCACGCCATCGGGTTGACCCTGCTGGTGGCCGCCATCACCGTGCCGCTGAACCTGTGCTTCGGCATTTGCCTGGCCTGGTGCGTGACGCACTACGATTTTCGCGGGCGCAAACTGCTGACCACGCTGGTCGACATTCCCTATGCGGTATCGCCGGTGGTCGCCGGCCTCTGTTATCTGGTGGTCTACGGCCTGGAGAGCTTCATCGGCCGCTGGTTCTACGATAACGGCATGCAGTTGATGTTCGCCTGGCCGGGCATCGTCATGGTCACCGTATTCGTCACCGCGCCCTATGTGGCGCGCATTCTGATTCCGGTGATGCAGGCCCAGGGCCAGGACGAAGAAGCCGCTGCCATGTGCCTGGGTGCCAGCGGCTGGCAGATCTTCCGCCGCATTAGCCTGCCGAAGATCAAATGGGCGCTGCTGTACGGCGTGGTGGTGACCAATGCGCGCGCGGTCGGTGAGTTCGGCGCGGTATCGGTGGTCTCCGGCACCATCATCAACCAGACCCTGACCTTGCCGCTGTTGGTCGACCAGCTCAACAACGACTACAAGCCCGCGGCGGCCTTCACTGCCGCCGGCCTGCTGGCGTGCATGGCGCTGCTCACTCTGTTCCTGAAAACCTTCATGGAGTGGCGTCAGCGCCAGCTGATGCAACGCGCCGAGGCCTGA
- the ssuD gene encoding FMNH2-dependent alkanesulfonate monooxygenase, with protein sequence MSLNIFWFLPTHGDGKYLGTAEGARAVDHGYLAQVAQAADRLGYGGVLIPTGRSCEDSWLVAASLIPLTQNLKFLVALRPGIISPTVAARQAATLDRLSNGRALFNLVTGGDPDELAGDGLHLSHAERYEASVEFTRIWRRVLEGETVDYDGKHIQVKGAKLLYPPIQQPRPPLYFGGSSDAAQDLAAEQVELYLTWGEPPAAVAEKIAQVREKAAAQGREVRFGIRLHVIVRETNEEAWAAADRLISHLDQDTIDRAQASLARFDSVGQQRMAALHGGKTDNLEVSPNLWAGVGLVRGGAGTALVGDGPTVAARVKEYAELGIDTFIFSGYPHLEESYRVAELLFPHLDVAQPQRPESRGYVSPFGEMISSDILPKAASAS encoded by the coding sequence ATGAGCCTCAACATCTTCTGGTTCCTGCCTACCCATGGCGATGGCAAGTACCTGGGCACCGCCGAAGGCGCGCGCGCCGTCGACCACGGCTACCTGGCCCAGGTCGCCCAGGCGGCTGACCGCCTCGGTTATGGCGGCGTGCTGATTCCCACCGGGCGTTCCTGCGAGGACTCCTGGCTGGTGGCCGCCTCGCTGATCCCGCTCACGCAGAATCTGAAGTTTCTCGTTGCCCTGCGCCCGGGGATCATTTCGCCGACCGTGGCTGCGCGCCAGGCGGCGACCCTGGATCGCCTGTCGAACGGCCGTGCGCTGTTCAATCTGGTGACCGGGGGCGATCCGGACGAGCTGGCCGGCGATGGTCTGCACCTGTCGCACGCCGAGCGCTATGAGGCTTCCGTCGAATTCACCCGTATCTGGCGCCGCGTTCTGGAAGGCGAAACCGTCGACTACGACGGCAAGCATATCCAGGTGAAGGGCGCCAAGCTGCTCTACCCGCCGATCCAGCAGCCGCGTCCGCCGCTGTATTTCGGTGGGTCGTCCGACGCGGCGCAGGATCTGGCCGCCGAGCAGGTCGAGCTGTACCTGACCTGGGGCGAGCCGCCGGCTGCGGTGGCCGAGAAGATCGCTCAGGTGCGCGAGAAGGCTGCTGCGCAGGGCCGCGAAGTGCGCTTCGGCATTCGCCTGCACGTGATCGTGCGCGAGACCAATGAGGAAGCCTGGGCGGCGGCGGATCGCCTGATCAGCCACCTGGATCAGGACACCATCGACCGTGCCCAGGCGTCGCTGGCGCGCTTCGACTCCGTTGGCCAACAGCGCATGGCCGCTTTGCACGGTGGCAAGACCGACAACCTGGAAGTGTCGCCGAACCTCTGGGCCGGTGTCGGCCTGGTGCGCGGCGGCGCTGGCACTGCGCTGGTCGGCGATGGCCCGACCGTGGCAGCTCGGGTCAAGGAGTATGCGGAGCTGGGCATCGACACCTTCATCTTCTCCGGCTACCCGCATCTGGAAGAGTCGTACCGGGTCGCCGAACTGCTGTTCCCGCATCTGGACGTAGCCCAGCCGCAGCGTCCGGAAAGTCGCGGTTATGTCAGCCCGTTCGGCGAAATGATCTCCAGCGACATTTTGCCGAAGGCGGCTTCGGCGAGTTGA
- the cysT gene encoding sulfate ABC transporter permease subunit CysT produces MSKPTLFFLQTPLLPGFGLSFGVSVLYLSLVILLPLSALLLYVSDMTWAQYWFAISDPRVVQTYKVTISAAFYSTLAVLVLGLLLAWVITRYDFPGRRIVDALVDLPFALPTSVAGLTLAALLVPNGWIGQWLGFKVAYAYAGIVVAMVFTSIPFVVRTVQPVLQDLGSEYEEAARTLGASRVQTFRKVILPTLTPALVTGGSQAFVRSLGEFGAVIMIAGNIPYQTEVSSLMIFVRLQEFNYPAAAAIASVILLASLTLLFLLQVVQGRLFAWQRQGR; encoded by the coding sequence GTGAGTAAACCGACGCTGTTCTTCCTGCAGACTCCGCTGCTGCCTGGCTTCGGCCTGAGCTTCGGCGTCAGCGTGCTGTACCTGTCGCTGGTGATCCTGTTGCCGCTGTCGGCGCTGCTGTTGTACGTCAGCGACATGACCTGGGCGCAGTACTGGTTCGCGATCAGCGATCCGCGTGTGGTGCAGACCTACAAGGTGACCATCTCGGCGGCCTTCTACTCGACGCTGGCGGTGCTGGTGCTGGGTCTGCTGCTGGCCTGGGTCATCACCCGCTACGACTTCCCTGGTCGGCGCATCGTCGATGCGCTGGTCGACCTGCCGTTTGCCCTGCCGACCTCGGTCGCCGGCCTGACCCTCGCCGCGCTGCTGGTACCCAACGGCTGGATCGGCCAGTGGCTGGGCTTCAAGGTGGCCTACGCCTACGCCGGTATCGTGGTGGCGATGGTCTTTACCAGCATTCCCTTCGTGGTGCGTACCGTGCAGCCGGTGCTGCAGGATCTTGGCTCGGAATACGAGGAGGCCGCGCGCACCCTGGGCGCCAGCCGCGTGCAGACCTTTCGCAAGGTGATCCTGCCGACTCTGACCCCGGCGCTGGTCACCGGTGGCTCGCAGGCCTTCGTGCGCAGCCTCGGCGAGTTCGGCGCGGTGATCATGATCGCCGGCAACATTCCCTACCAGACGGAGGTCAGCTCGCTGATGATTTTCGTCCGTCTGCAGGAGTTCAATTACCCGGCGGCGGCGGCCATTGCTTCGGTGATCCTGCTTGCCTCGCTGACTCTTCTGTTCCTCCTGCAGGTCGTGCAGGGACGTCTGTTCGCATGGCAACGGCAAGGTCGATGA